A single Candidatus Omnitrophota bacterium DNA region contains:
- the cysD gene encoding sulfate adenylyltransferase subunit CysD, which produces MTYLEKLENDTIFIIREAYQKFRNMALLWSIGKDSTTLLWLARKAFFGKVPFPVLHIDTGYKFKEIYDFRDRFRRAWGLDLIVAKNEEAMRKGVSPGRNKFACCTERKTNALKIAIARHGFRALYLAIRRDEHGIRGKERIFSPRDTDFKWNYLDQPAEMWDHYKTAVTGEEHIRVHPLLGWREIDIWEYIRKEDIPITSLYLAKDGRRYRSIGCECCCAPVDSDADTIDRIVKELRTTDVSERSGRAQDKEEVYMMEKLRSLGYM; this is translated from the coding sequence ATGACCTATCTGGAAAAATTAGAGAACGACACCATATTCATCATACGGGAGGCCTACCAGAAGTTCAGGAATATGGCGCTCCTGTGGTCGATAGGCAAAGATTCCACGACCCTGCTGTGGCTCGCCAGGAAGGCATTCTTCGGCAAGGTCCCGTTCCCCGTCCTCCATATCGATACCGGATATAAATTCAAAGAGATATACGACTTCAGGGACAGGTTCCGAAGAGCGTGGGGCCTCGACCTCATAGTCGCGAAGAACGAAGAGGCGATGAGAAAAGGGGTCTCGCCCGGCAGGAACAAATTCGCCTGTTGCACGGAGCGTAAGACGAACGCCCTTAAGATCGCCATCGCCCGGCACGGCTTCAGGGCGCTATACCTGGCCATCCGGAGAGATGAGCACGGTATAAGGGGTAAGGAGAGGATCTTCAGCCCCCGCGATACCGATTTTAAATGGAACTATCTCGACCAGCCGGCGGAGATGTGGGACCATTATAAGACAGCGGTCACAGGGGAAGAGCATATAAGGGTCCACCCTCTACTGGGGTGGCGCGAGATCGATATCTGGGAGTATATACGGAAAGAGGATATCCCCATAACGTCATTATATCTTGCAAAGGACGGCAGGCGTTACCGCAGCATAGGGTGTGAGTGCTGCTGCGCCCCCGTGGACTCCGACGCGGATACCATAGACAGGATAGTGAAAGAACTGCGGACGACCGATGTCTCTGAGAGGTCCGGCAGGGCGCAGGATAAAGAAGAGGTCTACATGATGGAGAAGCTCAGATCTCTCGGGTATATGTGA
- a CDS encoding GTP-binding protein produces MKKDTTLAFVITGHVDHGKSTLIGRILYDTKSLPKDRIRDVLGASLEKDVFAHFLDCFREEREKDMTVDTTQVSFRTKRRTYTIIDAPGHREFIKSMITGASYARIGVLVVDVNEGLKEQTRRHASILSFLGIRKVIVAINKMDTVNYEKDRFSLLQKETERLLSRVGLKAHLFIPISALKGENILKRSKRCRWYKGPSLIEAVDSMDISPRVDPQNFVMCVQDNYRIDGKDIVVGRVDSGVIRKGRDVRILPGKGNGKVISIERFLERRDDAGTGESIGLDLAARHPPKRGDILCDAAGRPGLRRRFEADILLFDRDITVGERLALRCSTQEMRASIGKIFNRFDSSTLEELGKSPRLRCLDMARVIIKTERPVLVRRFCEDENLGRFVLEKDSVIAACGIVVK; encoded by the coding sequence ATGAAAAAAGATACGACCCTCGCATTTGTCATAACAGGCCACGTCGACCACGGCAAATCCACCCTCATCGGGAGGATCCTTTACGACACGAAGTCCCTGCCTAAGGACAGGATACGGGACGTCCTGGGTGCTTCTCTGGAGAAGGACGTCTTTGCCCATTTCCTCGACTGTTTCAGGGAGGAGAGGGAGAAGGATATGACGGTCGATACGACGCAGGTGTCATTCAGGACGAAACGGCGTACCTATACGATAATAGACGCGCCCGGCCACAGGGAGTTCATAAAGAGCATGATCACCGGCGCCTCCTATGCGCGTATAGGGGTGCTCGTCGTAGATGTGAACGAAGGTCTGAAAGAGCAGACGAGGCGCCATGCCTCGATACTCTCCTTTCTCGGCATACGGAAGGTCATAGTGGCGATAAATAAGATGGACACGGTAAATTATGAGAAGGACCGTTTCTCTCTTTTGCAGAAAGAGACCGAACGTTTACTCTCCAGGGTAGGGTTGAAGGCGCATCTCTTCATACCGATAAGCGCCCTGAAGGGCGAGAATATCCTCAAGAGGTCGAAGAGATGCAGGTGGTATAAAGGGCCGTCGCTTATCGAAGCCGTCGATTCTATGGATATCTCCCCGCGCGTCGATCCGCAAAATTTTGTTATGTGCGTCCAGGATAATTATCGTATAGACGGAAAGGATATCGTCGTGGGCAGGGTGGACTCCGGGGTCATCAGGAAAGGGCGCGATGTCAGGATATTGCCCGGGAAGGGCAATGGAAAGGTGATATCCATAGAGCGCTTCCTGGAGAGAAGGGATGACGCCGGAACGGGCGAATCGATAGGGTTGGACCTCGCCGCCAGGCATCCGCCGAAACGCGGCGATATACTCTGTGACGCGGCCGGCCGCCCCGGTCTACGGAGGCGCTTTGAAGCGGACATCCTTTTATTCGACAGGGATATAACGGTCGGAGAGCGTCTCGCCCTGCGCTGCTCCACCCAGGAGATGCGCGCCTCTATCGGAAAGATATTTAATAGGTTCGATTCTTCTACGCTCGAGGAACTCGGCAAAAGCCCGCGGCTCAGATGCCTCGATATGGCGAGGGTCATCATAAAGACGGAAAGGCCGGTACTGGTAAGGCGATTTTGTGAAGATGAGAACCTGGGCAGGTTCGTCCTGGAGAAGGATAGCGTGATAGCCGCCTGCGGCATCGTGGTGAAGTGA